In the genome of Myxococcus stipitatus, one region contains:
- a CDS encoding pyridoxal-dependent decarboxylase encodes MSLKSRFVGTAKRQMKQTLRPVLQRAMAPARTEIPASYWGLEREPSQGLTLEGVPLKELVERWGSPLHVVHLAALRRNAERFQAVPPGCTAGCEVFYSYKTNPVPGVLSVLHGLGVGAEIISAYELWLALKLGVPADRIVYNGPVKSEASVREAISQGIQLLAANHAEELGSFARIAAEVGKRPRVAVRVSTDSGWAAQFGTPIAGGAALRAYAQARASSNLDVVGLHAHRGATIRTEGEFTGFVEAVLAFTDTLHLELGLDLEVLDLGGSLCTPSVEHIAERDWRLNLTFFRDVPAPDPAQALGISRYVSLAVEMVESHYARRGRRRPRIFLEPGRAMTGDTQLLLGRVHTLKSGEDRTWAVLDMGVNHAECVRNEYHQLFHVDRPDAPASRVYTVVGPICTPGDTLYHAKRLPDLVPGDTLAIMDAGAYFVPFATSFSYPQPAIIALEEDGTDRLLRRAETFEDQVALDAVDPVQAPRAAQNKTEAA; translated from the coding sequence ATGAGCCTCAAGAGCCGTTTCGTCGGAACCGCCAAGCGGCAGATGAAGCAGACGCTGCGGCCCGTGCTCCAGCGGGCCATGGCGCCCGCGCGCACGGAGATTCCCGCCTCGTACTGGGGCCTGGAGAGAGAGCCTTCCCAGGGCCTGACGCTGGAGGGCGTGCCGCTCAAGGAGCTGGTGGAGCGCTGGGGCTCGCCGCTGCACGTGGTGCACCTGGCGGCGCTGCGCCGCAACGCGGAGCGCTTCCAGGCGGTGCCGCCGGGGTGCACGGCCGGCTGCGAGGTCTTCTACTCGTACAAGACGAACCCGGTGCCCGGGGTGCTCTCCGTGCTGCACGGGCTGGGCGTGGGCGCCGAAATCATCTCCGCCTATGAGCTGTGGCTGGCGCTGAAGCTGGGCGTTCCCGCGGACCGCATCGTCTACAACGGCCCGGTGAAGTCGGAGGCCTCCGTGCGCGAGGCCATCAGCCAGGGCATCCAGCTGCTGGCGGCCAACCACGCGGAGGAGCTGGGCAGCTTCGCGCGCATCGCCGCGGAGGTGGGCAAGCGGCCTCGCGTGGCGGTCCGGGTGAGCACGGACAGCGGCTGGGCGGCGCAGTTCGGCACGCCCATCGCGGGAGGCGCGGCGCTCCGGGCGTACGCGCAGGCGCGGGCCTCCTCCAACCTGGACGTCGTGGGCCTGCACGCGCACCGGGGCGCCACCATCCGCACCGAGGGCGAGTTCACCGGCTTCGTGGAGGCGGTGCTGGCCTTCACGGACACGCTGCACCTGGAGCTGGGGCTGGACCTGGAGGTGCTGGATTTGGGCGGCAGCCTCTGCACGCCCTCGGTGGAGCACATCGCCGAGCGCGACTGGCGGCTCAACCTCACCTTCTTCCGCGACGTGCCCGCGCCGGACCCCGCCCAGGCGCTGGGCATCTCCCGGTATGTCTCGCTCGCGGTGGAGATGGTGGAGTCGCACTACGCGCGCCGGGGGCGCCGGCGGCCTCGCATCTTCCTGGAGCCGGGCCGCGCCATGACGGGCGACACACAGCTGCTCCTGGGGCGCGTGCACACGCTCAAGTCCGGCGAGGACCGGACGTGGGCGGTGCTCGACATGGGCGTGAACCATGCCGAGTGCGTGCGCAACGAGTACCACCAGCTCTTCCACGTGGACCGGCCCGACGCGCCGGCCTCGCGCGTGTACACGGTGGTGGGCCCCATCTGCACGCCGGGGGACACGCTGTACCACGCCAAGCGCCTGCCGGACCTCGTCCCGGGCGACACGCTGGCCATCATGGACGCGGGCGCGTACTTCGTGCCGTTCGCCACGTCGTTCTCGTATCCCCAGCCCGCCATCATCGCGCTGGAGGAGGACGGCACGGACCGGCTCCTGCGGCGGGCGGAGACGTTCGAGGACCAGGTGGCGCTCGACGCGGTGGACCCGGTGCAGGCACCCCGGGCCGCGCAGAACAAGACCGAGGCCGCGTGA